TCTGTAGATGGATTGGTACTATGCTAAATAGCCGACTAATAAAGTCCACCCTCATGGGAGATGAAATATTAGCCACGGCCACGAAGGGTTGCCCACAGGGGGGGGTTCTttcaccgactctctggagcctggtagtgaactcactactggaagaactaaacaaaggcccaatatacacggtagggtatgcagatgatttagtgattcttgtaaacgggaaattcccgggaacggtatcggaaatcatgaatacagcactgaagcaagtggagaggtggtgcaaccatcatcagctctccatcaatcctggcaaaacagtagtagtaccgtttaccaggaaaaagacccttaacggcatgaaacagctgaagctttatggaagggttctggaaatgtccgatgaagtgaaatatctaggtttaacactagataaagaactgaactggaaaaagcatgtcgaaactaccataaccaaggcactgagggtgtttggaatgtgtagaacggcatatggcaaaacgtggggtttaaacccaaaggtactgagatggatctataccatgatggtaagacctatcattctgtacggatgcctggcatggtggccaaggacactaaagagcacatgcagggatgcccttacgaaaatacaaagaacggcgtgcatggctattactggcgcgtttagaacgacgccaacagcggcgatggaggtactactagacctcccgccgctgcacctagtgatacaatctgaggcgcggaaatcgttacacaggctggctttgacaggcctctggagcgataacaagccaaagactaaacacacaaacatggaatgtgacaatttcatgaaaaggattacgaatatgggctgcgataagatgcaacccaagtttgtgttccgtaagaattttaatgttaaagttccaacaagggctgaatggaccgaaggtcttgaagcaccaatgtctgatgaaaatgacatcatatggtacacagacgggtccaagacagattctggtactggggcaggcatttatgcaaatgactttagtagtagcataagcatgggcaattacgccactgtcttccaagccgagacatacgctataattgcctgtgcacatgagaatatagttaggcaaacccaagggaagaatatctatattctcagcgacagccaagctgcactcaaagcgcttaaggcgcctagagtggactctagactggtatacaatggcatccaagctctgaacaagcttggaaggcaaaacaaagtgcaactggtgtggatcccagggcacgagggattcatgggcaatgaaaatgcagatgaacttgccagagccggatctgcaaacaaccttataggtccggaaccattcgtggggctctcacagggaaccatcacaacggctatcaaagaccttactaagaccaaacaccaggaagaatgggacagtctgacgggtctaaagcactcaaagctctttatacaaggggtagactctggttggagcaaaaagctttggaaacttagcaaacggcaactccaaataataacgggggtgtttactggccattacggggtcaagggaatcctggccaagatggggcacgctgacaacaccgattgtcgtatgtgtggcgaagaggaagagacaatagaacaccttatgtgtgaatgtcacgccctcgccagacaaagaatgaaggactttggaacaggctacctggtaccaaaggaattcaaaaagctacccataaggtccatcatccggcatatggagatggtggggaaggctcttgagtagcggacggatcttttctagggggtaactgcacaaaagatccctatgggtcgaagtgtatccgaaagggcccccgaaactataagataagataagataaacggAGACGGTGACGGTGACGTTAAAGGAACTTTTGTCTTCTTAGTGagtatttttagattttagaaTAATGGAAAGCGCAAAAACatctgttttctatgtatttatttaataaataaccgCTGTGAAATGAAGTTTCAAAACATGTCGTGGCCGTAAATGTCACTGTTTACACGAGCGTGATCGAGTGCTTCGGTGAACCAGTGTTGTGTAACTTTGAAATCCGTAATAAAATAACGTACTCGAGTCTACGTACGTCTATAAtgcacgaaatataatttgcactATTTGAAAtcgtttatattttgaaattaaagttTCTTTACatcaatcttttatttttaaaatacgaaTTGAAAAGTTGGAATACTAGGAAAACTTAGAAATTAAAATGTAGAAAAGTAACTGGGATCAACTGTATAGAATATCAAAACCGAAAGCATATCAAAGCCGTATGCTTGCAAAGCGATGGTATTAACTGTTATGAGGGGCGGATGAGCAAAAGACACAGGGCACATAGGCACAGGCACATAGGgataggcacagggcggacacgctaaacatcaaaaatcactttcgtttctatgtgtgaacggcacgtctgtacacgcagcATGCGTCATTgcgtgagtaagttgcttaaaaacagtactgagcggtctgCAAAAGGTCGAGTCggagcgaggtaattcgaatcggggcggggcggtgcgtggccgttctgtctGTTGTgtatcagccagaggacgtccactgctggacataggcctccccagccACCACCAccagtgccacaatgaccggtcttgcgccacccgcatccagcggactcctgcgacctttaccaggtcatcaATCCACCTTGTGGGGGGTCTACCCACGCTGCGCCTTCCagtacgtggtcgccactcgagaacctttccgcCCCAATGGCTATCGATTCTACtaccaatataataatatatagtataattacttacttttcTAAATGCAACCCTGAAGTTCTCCGACAGGAAAGCATATAGCAGCGGATTGACGCAGCTATTCATGTAGGCCAGCACGTGGGAGACGATCTGCGCCGTCACTGTGAAGTAATTGATGCTGTACGCATCCAGCGCTTTTACTAGCAGGATTATCTGGAACAAGATACGCTGGTTTAATATATCACCTTTAAGATGAGACGAGACGTAGTTATGTGACAGCTTctttatacaaacgtagtccccattttcctctctggattttatAACAAtcaaaaagtagaaaaaagtcaaacgaagggacaAGTACAATACATTATAACACAACATATGTTAACATATTTGTATAcaataaattatgttaaaaatatattacttaaagTCATtgatccagggaggaaaatgagggcTACGTTTGGATGGAGAAACGGTCGTTCACTTTTCTTGATGAAATCATAAATTTGAgtccttttatttattatttccgaTGCTTCGATGCAGTTtccaaaatgaaaaataaatggcatcattgtccaattttttatttagtctaacatatcattttcattttttgcacaaaaatcatttttgtatgaaaaggtaataaataagttattgCAATGTTCCCTTTTTCAACGGGTCAATtctgctatttatttatttatttaagcgtaTGGCGTAACATTGTAGGCAATATTTATCTGGTttaacccattggttgactggtagagaatgccttaaggcattaagtccgccttttgtaccttcatgtattgtgcaataaagcttaaataaataaataaatattataactaaaagAGCTAATTCTGCTATGTCCCTTACCCTACAAAAGTGGTATTTCCTTAAGCGAAAATAGcttagcttgccctgtcaatccctagaattgtgtcaaatttttgtttttttaataccctggatgccagccctttaagccaaatctcatacaaaaggggcaagctatggcgccatctctgtaaacctttgacagttgccaaccccattggtgtaatattaaacaaaagaaaatcgATACTGTAAACCGAGTCGAGTTACACTGCCAATGGGCCTAATATCTAAGTTTGGTTAAACTGCTAAAGGACCCTTGTGCTAAAAATATTACGATCTATTCTCGTTTAACAGAATTGTCACTGTTTTAGTGGGGTAACTCAACTCGTCAAGTCTCATACAAATAATTTGCAAAAGGATTTCGACAGTATACGAAATATCAATCTGATGAACAAAGCTCTTGTTTGCTTATTGTTTGCTTTCGTCGAAGGGCTCCTGAAGGTTTTAGGCTTGTTTTGATTTCGTTATAAAGTTGGCAGCGTTTATTTACAATGGCTTTGCAAAGTTGTATTGAATCTAGATTTGTAGCTGAAACACGCATGTTTCTAGTACCTATAGAAGATAATTGCAAAAGAACGTGTCGTAAATTGATCTTATGTTATACGTTATTACTTTAGAAACATCGGATTTTGTTATTAGGCTGtggataataataatagggtataggtacctatttttaacGGCCTCCTATTTccagtcggtagtgaccctgcctacgaaggaGGAGGTCCCGGATTCAAATCTCATATCggtaaaagcatttatttgtgtgtgccctcgttactctcgggattctattatagaatccttcgcttcgtttaggattcaatgtacgccctcgccgtaaatatgtcgttttgctcccttgtaacacaatctactattaattgATGAAAGatacttaaattattttaaaatttcacaTTGGAAGATAAAATGAAGcactatacatatgtatatataaaggTAAGTATATACGGGGTCAAGCTAAATAAAACCGtttaaaaatagtagattgttaactaaGGGATGAAAGGCTCTCGAGGTAGTTTGTAATGTACATTGAGCGTGCCAGACACGTGAAGTGGAAGTGGCAGACAAAATAACGTTCTACAGTGTCTATTATCGTATTCATATTTATCGTTACACGACCGCGCAGGCTCCGACAGACATACTGTATCTTAGAATAATATTTGGTCTGCCACGGCACGTGTCTGTCATACTCAATGTCTGTAGATATAAACGGATCTTAATTCATCCATAATGAACAACCACACCACAATTTATCAACTTCGAATTACCAAAATCCGTCACACAGCAAATTCATAAATCAAAAACATGTCCTTTTTGTGaccagaaatttaatttaaatatatcagAATGAACCTTAAAACGAAAATCCTAAAAGGATAAAAGGAAATTAATAATTCAAAGCCATGTCTCAATTCCACTCTACAACACGAATTTCCATCAAcgcggaaaatatttttttttttcccgaatagctagtacctacctataattaaacctatatttaaaaaaaccggtcaagtgcgagtcggactcgcgaacgaAGCGTTCCATACcatctattgtttttagtatttgttgttatatatagcgacaagagaaatacatcatctgtgaaaatttcaactagctatcacggttcatgagatacagcctggtgacagatagacaggcGATCCaggcggacagtggagtcttagtaataggttcccgtttttaccctatgtgtacggaacactaaaaatcaaATCAGAGTTCATGGATTGCTCTTTCCAATCCGCGTAATTAAATaaccgtcactttttaacacctcGTAATTGAAAGTGACGGACGCCGTTTTATCATGCTGTCACGTAGACGAGAACGCCCGCCGCCGTATCTGTACTGTATTGTATTTCGCTTTAGGTATCTGTATTAAAATTTGGTATCTACATTTTGAAACTTCCTTACTATTTTTGAGAACAATCCTATATCTCAAAAGAAACAGTAAGCCTTCtaatactaaatataatttagggTAGAACGTGGATGGGAACAGAAAATGACTGaacttgatttatttttaacatgagtGACACTGGCACCGCTTTACAGTGTCAACtagtttttaagtagttttaatttattattgtatgcaATATGGGTAactgcctgaaataaaagctttctatttatttattttattttacctaacCATGGACTAACCACTAAAGGGCTTTAGTGATATAGGCGCATGCctttctaactgtaaaaattaaatagttacAGGCCATCAAACATAAactgtttcaattgtccccagtctaccctactctatttttcatttaaataaataatgaacaatagtatctagtgagtgaaaccgtagtgatccaaatattttgaaatatatctCATGATAATTTAATTTCGAATAATAACTATATTTACTTGTCAATATGAGTTTATAATAATGGTACTTTAGGGCAATCAAATTAGCATACCTTCACAAGATTTAAAGGAATTTTTggcggtaattcttgacaggaaatgagttctgtTTCGTAATTTCGtcacaattgtcgtgtttcttgtgacaactGTCATTAGCTttgcaaaataaatacttatttattagcgatataatggagtttttttaaattaaaatgttggtgacAAACAAgttagtcacacaaatctcagttttgacattttgctgggacatcagttagccgcgaccacgaccagtgaaacctgtgtcgaaacgtcggtaaataaaggtaagaaAATACATTCGCGagagacccgattttaaatgtgatttaatatgtgttcaaaacgcgaaagttttaaatgttataaataattCAGAGAAACTCGGAATCCGTTTTTGCTATTTAATGTGTAATTAATTACCTTTTAAGTCGTAATCTGCTAAAGCAACCGACTGTCTTACTTAACTCATATTTCGTGATTACGTGCTGGATTACGAAGTTTCGTACTTAATAGCGAAAGTGTCAGAAAATACAATCGATACTAAGTATGCTTATTCTGactaataacaggttatgaattcgATCTGGATTTTTCAtgaatatgatctgtcagtgtcacacGTGACATTTATGATTGAAGAAATTATATCGATtttatagggaccgtgcgcgttggaggatCTGCCACCTTGTGGCctaaatcggaaacataaacttgtcattgacacttcacgctaAAGCAGGTTGCCCCCTACAGTTCACGTACGCTGCCTTGCGCGTTGTAgtttctgccatcttgtggcgtAAATTAGAAACTTAAGCTTGACATTTACATTTCGCGCCAATAAACAGGGGGCTCCTGTGCTGCTGCTATACAGctagttcatgcacgctccctatagaaaaagttttttcaccataccagctggtaaaggctctcttgattgttcaaaaactgatgagaaagttgcattttatccatatgtggggcaaagtaatcaaacgcaaattttgaattgtttccttaaatgttggctggtagaattgacttttaaatgatgattttgaatgataaatatttgataacattaattttgaattgttttgctttgattttgtttgatattttactgtTAGTATTTTCCCGCAtgtgtgtggtgaaaaattttgtgtttcactcggtagcaagatttgtttaaccttcgtgccttgaatccctcgcaacgctcaagattccacttttcgaaccattttgaaatctttcgcttgctcgggtatcaatattagtacgaacggttaaacaacaactttgcccccttgttaaACAAACAACTAGTAGACTGTAAAAATGCAGCTTTTACAATCACATCTAAGGCAAAATAAAAGCAGCATGAAGCGTAATCTGTTTTGCTGTTACATcctttaaacaatttaaaacgtGCTTCCCTGGTTATTGTAGTGTGAAAGCCCAGAAAAGCCAGACCGCTTAAAAACTGCTCTCTGAGGAGCCAGGGGCACAGCTAATGTCTACCCTGTTGACCTCGATGCCACGGCAGCGGCACGTCACGTCAGGAGTCTTGTTTCAGATCCGGCGACGGAAACAAAATTACGTTGTTTATTAACTTACTGATACTATTGTATcccttataaatatatattaaattaatgtagttgttttgaatgattcatggttagttttactagacttCTATTACATAATgacatgcatgcatgcatgggAGATGCATATAACTGCGTCGCAATGTcgcaaaaacaatacaaaaggtaaacacggtttatatcccggttaatataagtctaACGTAGTTGTTACATAAAtgtagttttatagttaaaaatgtAGCAGTCTGAGAATACACAAACACATAGGTATTGATTTAATGGTGTAAATTTAGATACCCTAGTCCGTGTCCCTATGTCCCTAGTAATTAGTCCGAAACATACAAAGGAGTTGCAGATTCAGACTACCCTAAAGTATCCAAATAAATCAAATAGAATTACATATAATCATccaaactaatattataaatgcgaaagtatcactatttgtctgtctgtctgttacctcttcacgcttaaaccgctgaaccaatttcgATGAAATGTGTTATGgcgatagtttgagtcccggggtaAGTCATAGGTTAGTTTTTATCCCGGAGGTCAAAAGGGCGGTGATTTTAAGCATGTGTGCTTAATTGAAATGCTTGCCACTGCAATTTATTAAGGCGATATTGATAACTTTGTTACGTTTTAGTTGTCTTTCAATTAAGTATAACATGTTCAAGCAATCGAACGAATTCTTGGCAATATTCTTCTCAACAATATgggataatatatattatttacatgCGAAAGTTTCTCTGCCTGTCTCTTACTTTGTCACGCTAAACCGATTACTTAAGATGGGACTTGACATGGAGATTGAGTCCGATGTCATTtgtaggatactttttattttgGAAATCAAACCTCAAAAGGGTGAAAGGCGTTCCAAGTTTGTGTTGGGAAGGAGTACTTTTGAGTGAGGGACTTGAAACTTGATAGACAGGCATCATTTTAGGTACAAGAAAAGTGGATTTAGCAATTTGGAAATTTATTCCGGTATCATATATGATGTAAAggaacggttttttttaatgaaggaCTTGAAACTTTTTCCGCCATCGAAAGTAATTTTATGTTAGAAGGGGAGGGGGGGATGGAGTACCGGAACCGACTGTTCTTAATAAGTGAGATACTTCGCAAAATGAGTGTACAGTAAGCTGCGGAGATAGCTTACCCCCTctgcaaacaagtttctatgcagGAGGAGGGGttagttatctctgcagcttaatacattaattaattaattttaataatgctTACCTGTATAGGACACCAGCACACAGCAAACACCACAACCACCACGACGACCATCCTGGTCACTTTCTTCCTCCCCCTCCTGCTTTCCGCAGATACCCTCCCCCCCGGCGCACTCTTCCACAGCCGGATCAACATACACATGTACAAACAACTAATCAACGCCAACGGTACGACGTATGAAGATAGGAAGAACGACAACTGGAAGCCCAGCTTGCTGTAACCCTGCTCTTCTAGAAAGACGCATGACGAATGATTTCTATGGTAGTAAGAGTACTCTCTCTCCCCATGCCATACTGCTACAGGTATTGCTGTCGTTAGTATCACCACCCAAATGCAAGCTATCGCTAATAACGCATTCTTCTCTGTCCTGATCGACATTGATGCTATTGGGTGTACCACAGCCATGAATCTGTCTAAGGACATAAGCACTAAGGTGTATACTGACGCGTGGGCGGTCACTACTATGAAATATTGCACAACTTTGCACCACCAGTCGCCGAACGGCCATCTTGGCATTACATAGTCCGTGGCTGTGAAAGGTACGCAGAAAATGACGAAGAGGAGATCAGCTATTGCCAGATTTATGATGAGGAGATTTGTGGTCGATCGCATGCCAGGGTTGGCGGAGACGACCAACACGACCAAAGCATTGCCGACTAGTCCAACGATTCCGATGAAGCCGAAGAAAATTGGTACAACCCTGGACACGACTTTCTCTAGTAGCTCTCCACTTTCATATTCATTGCTGTAGTTACATGCTCCAAGGCTAAGTTCATCAGAGGTCATATTCAAGCATATGCTATAAAAATCTTCGTCTGATGATTGGTGCTCCATTATTTCGAAAGTAGGGGTTACCTGAAACAATACAAATGCATTTTTGAAATGCTGTTCAATCATAATGTAGCAAATAATACCTTCATGCGAacattttttatgaatattctttTGTTTTACGGAAAATCCCGGCTTGGCTATCGAGAGCACATTACAATTTCACGATGTAACAGTTGCAACATTATTTACTTTGACTGTTATTGATGAGAACGGTttgattgattatttttttctttcgtgCACAAAGCGAAGAGAGATGGAGAGCGAAGAGTACATAATCTTTGAATAGGTATAGTTGAtagtaaataggtatataactatatattatgcACGCTTCTATTAGAGACTAGTAACTTCAAACATTACATTTTCATAAGTGATTGTGTATGCAAAGCTTAGCCTCAAAAGGGGTTGTACTTGATTGAAACCTCAAGTTATCTAGTTCGGTAGGTAGATTTTTTAGAGGGATTAATGTCGGGTGATCAATAATCCTACATGGCGTTGCTACACTGTTATCAATAAATTCATACTATCATTGATAAATTTATATGGAAGATAACTTAGGTATCTACTTTATAGTAAATgttgacaatattttaatttatcaaccgatatttttttattttttattaatcaaaACATTTAATCAAGATATACAATGTcacaaacattttcattttattatttcttacaaataattacataattacgtGAGGTCACTTTTAGTCAACCCCGTTCGTTATTGCTCCGGGTGCAAAAGTGtccataatgctcacggcattaccccgctggatggctatggacaGCTTCTGCACCAGGAACGATTCGGAGCGGGGATCCTTTCCCTTTTGTCTAAGTCGACGGCCTATGTCACGCACAAATTGCTTCGCGTAAGCACTCCAGCAGCCCGCCGTTTCCACCGCAAAAGGGACGAAAATATACCCCGAGCCCAATGGAGCATACTTTTGGCGCTTCACCGCCGCCTGAGACTCGGCCGCCGCTCCGGCCGCGCGTGCTGTGCGACTGATATGAGAGGCGGCGAAGGTGCTGACGCACGTGGCGTTCCAGACCAAGCACTATGAACTGATAAAGCTTATTAGATAAAGAACAAAGACAAAGACCAAGCACTATGAAATGAGAAAGCTTATTAGAAACTGACTATGAAAGGATAAAGCTTATTAGATAAAGCTTTTGTCATTGCTTAAGGTATTTCGAACAGGTTTAATTTAtgacccattttgtaccttgtcacagtgacaatatgaGGTGTCTAGCATAcattaagaggataggggacaATCGATTTTCcgcacaaacgtagtcctcacttTCCTCCCTAgatattgacataatggaaaatatttttacacaatttgatatattttaatcatagcttaTAGGAGTTTTTTAAAAATTGCATGAAACCTGGTTTTCgcccctaactcttataataatataatataatctggGGGAACGTGGTCAAAGAACCCATCATCACCGAAGGCGACGGTGGACTTCGCGGCGATCTCTGCTGCCGCGGCGTCTAGGATGCACAGAGGGAGGCGTCATTTGATATCCGTGTCGTAGACACCGACTGTCCCTCTTATATCTCACGTCCAGTAGCATAAAATCTCTCTTTAtatctttatttaccaaacaccaatataaacacattatacgTCATAGTTGACAATAAAAATGACAACTTCGTATgtaaaaactaaatacgtcAAAACCAGTAAGtaggtttaatttaaacctCATGTTATTATAACCTATGATAGTTGTAGGTATGTGAAACATAGACTGCTGGACACGACTCAAAATAAAAAGTCAGTTTTTGTCTCTTAAGTTCGTTT
This genomic interval from Cydia strobilella chromosome 9, ilCydStro3.1, whole genome shotgun sequence contains the following:
- the LOC134744318 gene encoding allatostatin-A receptor; this translates as MEHQSSDEDFYSICLNMTSDELSLGACNYSNEYESGELLEKVVSRVVPIFFGFIGIVGLVGNALVVLVVSANPGMRSTTNLLIINLAIADLLFVIFCVPFTATDYVMPRWPFGDWWCKVVQYFIVVTAHASVYTLVLMSLDRFMAVVHPIASMSIRTEKNALLAIACIWVVILTTAIPVAVWHGEREYSYYHRNHSSCVFLEEQGYSKLGFQLSFFLSSYVVPLALISCLYMCMLIRLWKSAPGGRVSAESRRGRKKVTRMVVVVVVVFAVCWCPIQIILLVKALDAYSINYFTVTAQIVSHVLAYMNSCVNPLLYAFLSENFRVAFRKVMYCPPAHNDGLCNRPQPTKTTRTGNGNSCHDIV